The sequence TCACCTGGATTCCATTCGTTGTATTCGTCTTCACTGTCCGTGTCCATTTTGTTATCTGTAGACGTCATTTTACCCATCAGTGAGGTGAGTTCCTTCTCTGCTTTGGATCCCGGTTTAGTCGAATCTATAAACTTTACTGCCTCtcttttcatgttttttaacTTAAAACATTTCCTTTTTAAATGTCCCTTAATTCCACAATAGTCACATATCATCTCTGTATAatttcgtttaaattttttgtccAAATGATCGTTATTGTATTGATTATGTCTGTTATTGTAGTGATTATTGTATCTGTTGTTAGTATTCCTATTATTGTAATCATTTCTGTTATTGTATCTGTATGTCTGTTTCGTATTTGTGTACTGCTTACTAGTGCTGGGTTTGTTAATATGTTGTGTTTTCCAATCTTGATGGTATTTATAACCCTTGTCACCCAAACGCTCATGAACCGGTCTCTTAATAAAGTTTATGTTTTCCGGTGGTCCATATGGACTATGATTGGAGACGGTTCCGTAATCCGGAAAGAAACTATTTACCTTCAAAGTGTGGGCATTATCTTTAGCCATACACCAAGTCGTAATAAATCGGTCCATTGACTCGAGAGTCAACTTCTCCTCATTCAGTAAAAGTTGTTTCAAATTCTCATCTCGTAATCCAGCAAGAACACGATCTTGAAtcgtaaattttttaaattctccGAAACCGCAGAACTCCGCCTGCAGTTTCACTGCCTGTACGAAGTCCTCGGCCGATTCATCCGGTTGCTGAACGCGATGACTGAAACGAAATCTTTGAACCAAATCCGGCTCCGttttatccaatttttgtttcagtttaTTTATAATATCACCATAAGTAGCTGCCATAAGAACATCTTTagtaaaaatcatttttaattgtGCATACACAAAAGGTCCACACAAATTCATGAAATGTGACTTTTGCTTTGCATCAGCCACCTCATTGGCTTCAAATGTGAATGCCAACCGATCGGCCCAATCCCCGAAAGAGGTACCTTTACGGTATGGTTCTATAGTAGATACCAAACtcattttgtttgaaaatttactcaagaaaaaaaatattaaggaAACACTTTATGTTAAACAAcggtaaaataaataatataatattcaaagaaaatcaaaataaaataaaataaaaaatacaaaatggaaaaaaacacaAGATATCGAATCGATCAGTttacttttataaataaaagttaaaaaacaCTCACCAAAATCACTGTCCCGGCCTTTGCCAGCTGATAATAAATCCCAGAAATTACGCTGTTTTATACCAACCGAACTTTTCCAGTTGTAGCTTCCAAACTGGATAAATTCCTCTGGCCCTCAAACCAGATTATCAATTCCGCAATCCTTAGTGCCAATGCTTTGAATTTCTGTACCCTTCCTTGCTGTaatctctttttttttctaaaaaatacgaaaaaacaaaacactctTAGTATTCAGCTTAATAATAATTCATCCACAATAACACTTTGTTCTATAACAAAACCCTTTTGTTCTAATtgtccttcagaaaaaaaaaatgtgcaaatttccgacaaattgaaaagaaaagTATACGATGTTCTTCACAGAATAgttaaaatatagttttttttctttttatcactaatttgtttaatttaaacaaaatttattaaaaaacttgTTTCCGGCTTACCGCAATACCGTTGACCTCGAAGCTTCAAGGTG comes from Malaya genurostris strain Urasoe2022 chromosome 3, Malgen_1.1, whole genome shotgun sequence and encodes:
- the LOC131439582 gene encoding tubulin-specific chaperone C-like is translated as MSLVSTIEPYRKGTSFGDWADRLAFTFEANEVADAKQKSHFMNLCGPFVYAQLKMIFTKDVLMAATYGDIINKLKQKLDKTEPDLVQRFRFSHRVQQPDESAEDFVQAVKLQAEFCGFGEFKKFTIQDRVLAGLRDENLKQLLLNEEKLTLESMDRFITTWCMAKDNAHTLKVNSFFPDYGTVSNHSPYGPPENINFIKRPVHERLGDKGYKYHQDWKTQHINKPSTSKQYTNTKQTYRYNNRNDYNNRNTNNRYNNHYNNRHNQYNNDHLDKKFKRNYTEMICDYCGIKGHLKRKCFKLKNMKREAVKFIDSTKPGSKAEKELTSLMGKMTSTDNKMDTDSEDEYNEWNPDPVWKRVNN